A region from the Biomphalaria glabrata chromosome 14, xgBioGlab47.1, whole genome shotgun sequence genome encodes:
- the LOC106053344 gene encoding uncharacterized protein LOC106053344 isoform X1: MHVISTSILLCYFIDITLQPPVEDGLETYSGTSGFDTTLSAYEELYITEVDSLKDINDCKPWSNLMENDTLCWNGTVDFSKALKDYSKAVHIKMVDGCNQTTFHASVIFGTCEEEIPNNSECYCKSKKDDIYIFICHKHLGNKDNNAVIQAYVTNLQEETKVTNKLHVKFNQKNSNTDVQSCPKLKTSEANWKELAIGFISSTIFLFVLLLGILILVCVCFIRKRRKGAIHTTEKGFKEKTEGDSYRVDEELILLTDKQDIQKPSKPGKSLQSRSLPVEELRDMPKSKGYTEPAKEVSAC, translated from the exons ATGCATGTAATTTCTACTAGCATTCTTTTGTGCTATTTCAttg ATATAACCCTTCAACCACCAGTAGAAGATGGGCTGGAAACTTACTCTGGAACCAGTGGTTTTGACACTA CactatcagcatatgaagaaCTATACATTACTGAGGTTGATAGTTTGAAAGACATAAATGACTGCAAACCCTGGTCTAATCTTATGGAAAACGATACATTATGCTGGAATGGAACTGttgatttttcaaaagctttaaaagattattcaaaagcagtGCATATCAAAATGGTTGATGGTTGTAACCAAACTACTTTT CATGCTTCAGTAATTTTTGGAACATGTGAAGAGGAAATTCCAAATAATTCTGAATGCTATTGCAAATCAAAAAAGGATGATATCTACATATTTATTTGTCACAAGCATTTGGGAAATAAAGACAACAATGCTGTTATACAAGCATATGTAACAAATTTACAGGAAGAAACTAAAGTAACCAAcaaacttcatgtgaaatttaATCAAAAGA ACTCAAACACAGATGTTCAGTCATGTCCAAAATTGAAGACTTCTGAAG ctaaTTGGAAGGAACTTGCCATAGGATTTATTAGCAGCaccatatttctttttgttcttcttcTTGGGATTTTGATTCTTGTATGCGTGTGTTTTATAag aaaaagaagaaaagga GCTATACATACAACAGAAAAAGGTTTTAAGGAAAAGACTGAAgg AGACTCTTACCGTGTTGATGAAGAACTTATACTACTCACTGATAAACAAGACATTCAAAAGCCTAGTAAACCAGGCAAATCTCTACAATCAAGAAGTTTACCAGTAGAGGAATTAAGAGATATGCCAAAAAGTAAAGGCTACACTGAACCTGCCAAAGAAGTTAGTGCTTGCTAG
- the LOC106053344 gene encoding uncharacterized protein LOC106053344 isoform X2 gives MGWKLTLEPVVLTLHASVIFGTCEEEIPNNSECYCKSKKDDIYIFICHKHLGNKDNNAVIQAYVTNLQEETKVTNKLHVKFNQKNSNTDVQSCPKLKTSEANWKELAIGFISSTIFLFVLLLGILILVCVCFIRKRRKGAIHTTEKGFKEKTEGDSYRVDEELILLTDKQDIQKPSKPGKSLQSRSLPVEELRDMPKSKGYTEPAKEVSAC, from the exons ATGGGCTGGAAACTTACTCTGGAACCAGTGGTTTTGACACTA CATGCTTCAGTAATTTTTGGAACATGTGAAGAGGAAATTCCAAATAATTCTGAATGCTATTGCAAATCAAAAAAGGATGATATCTACATATTTATTTGTCACAAGCATTTGGGAAATAAAGACAACAATGCTGTTATACAAGCATATGTAACAAATTTACAGGAAGAAACTAAAGTAACCAAcaaacttcatgtgaaatttaATCAAAAGA ACTCAAACACAGATGTTCAGTCATGTCCAAAATTGAAGACTTCTGAAG ctaaTTGGAAGGAACTTGCCATAGGATTTATTAGCAGCaccatatttctttttgttcttcttcTTGGGATTTTGATTCTTGTATGCGTGTGTTTTATAag aaaaagaagaaaagga GCTATACATACAACAGAAAAAGGTTTTAAGGAAAAGACTGAAgg AGACTCTTACCGTGTTGATGAAGAACTTATACTACTCACTGATAAACAAGACATTCAAAAGCCTAGTAAACCAGGCAAATCTCTACAATCAAGAAGTTTACCAGTAGAGGAATTAAGAGATATGCCAAAAAGTAAAGGCTACACTGAACCTGCCAAAGAAGTTAGTGCTTGCTAG